The Triticum aestivum cultivar Chinese Spring chromosome 6D, IWGSC CS RefSeq v2.1, whole genome shotgun sequence genomic sequence ACGTGGAGCGCTGGAGCAAGGACAGGCTGAAGAAGCCCTTGACATTGGAGGAGGGGGAAAGAAGGGTCAGAGGAAGAATGCTACAAGATCAAGATCAAGCTGACGATGAAGAATCTGTCGGACAACAGTGAAGATCAGTATTGCTGACTACTTGATGCCTATGTGTTTCTTTTTGGCGGTTTGctaaaatgtactccctctgtccgcgAATAaatgtacatctagcttttgtcctaagttaaagttttaaaactttgaccaactttatagaaaaaagtagCAGCACTTAtggcactaaattagtatcacGAGATGCATTTTTGAAATGTAATTTCATAATAcaccaatttgatgtcatatatatTACTACTCTtttttataaagttggtcaaaaatttaaaactttgacttaTGACAAAAAAGTAGAAGTACAcctattcgcggacggagggagtaccgtaATAGGCTAGTTGGAGGTTATGATGGGCCTAGCTTTTGGTTTGTGTGTAGGGAACTGCTAGCCGTGTATGCGGCAGTTTGAAGAGAGAGGGATTGCAGCACCCGAGCTCCACTGCTCTCTatatttaaacattttaaaatttgtatttttgaagtttcaaaaaaatgttaaaTTTTTCACGGGGATACATATAGACATTCCGAATACCCGTGGCAAGTTTTGGTAGAAATCTCATTTTGGTTTGGGCtatagaaaaaaaaacaaatttctgACACTATATAGGAGAAAAGGTGTGCCATTTTCTGTCATAAATTTCTCTTTTTTGTATTTCCCAAAATACAAAGTATTTCTTTTTCAGCTTTTTACCGGGCCTTAGGAATGTGTGTATGTATTCACGTATTTGATATAAGATTTTTTTTAAGCAACGAAACTgtgtttttcaaaaatttcaaataccAGGAGCCCTGCATCCCGGTAGCTGCAGGCACTTTTCGGCAGTTTGAACCTCCTTCATTGTTTGTTATCGTTTATCATTTCCTTTGCAAGACGCTTGCGTATTTGGACGCGGTTTTACATTTTTGTTCTGTTATATCCATTGGTAATGGAACCTGATACCATGTTGGATTGAATGGATTTTCTAGATAATTTAAGGACGAGAAGAGTACTCTCCTAACCCTCAACTTTGAAATGTATTCTTCCCTATGCACGCTGAGCCACCGCAGCTCCCATGTCGTCAGTGACTATGCTTTGCAATCTTCTCTCAGCGATTCGGTCGTCAGCACCGCGTTGTAATTTCACTATTGTGTTAGGGTACATTCACCAATTTTGTTTGAAGAATCACTACGACGCGAGGAGGGGGCAGTATCAGCAACTACATAAAATTGCTGAAAAGTATTCCAATACTAGGCTCCTAACCTTCCTTGTAGAAGGTTATTGGTCGTAATACATGAAGTGCTTTGAACATCACAAGCTTACAACAAATATGAAAAGCCAAAAAGAGATGAAAAGAATAAAGAATACATGGGACGATGCTCTATAGGGCTAGAGTACTGTATGACCATCGCCAAGGAAATTGTCACAAGAAGTGCAATCAGAAGTGTCATTGGCGTCGCTGGAGTGATCAAGAGTTGTGACGTTCCAAATTACAACATCACCAGCTTGCTTAGCCGCCATCCATTAAGAGTCTATCAGGAGGAGTTGCAAGACAACAAGTGTTGTCGGCATTGTAAACAAACCTTACTCCATCGAGACAATAGTGCAAACACATCTCTCATAGGCTAATCTCATGCGATCGCGGTGTGGTAATCTACTAATGCTATTGGATGGTCTTGCAAAACTAAGATTCCACCACCAATCACAACATGAACCTTGACCACGAGCTTGCATCCGCCATTTTTGCAGAGCCTGCAGCCATAACCACACTTGTATAGGAGTTTTCCCGCACCTCTAAAAGACAGCGGGGAAAACATCTAGTTGCAAACAACCACTTTGACAAGTTCTTCTCTCCTAGCCTCTAATTGATGTACCATCGATGACACTTCTATTTTGCAGTTCAATAGCGTGCGAGGTTGACGTCGAGCATGTTTTAAAGCAGTGCCGCCCGATTCTTTGTTGGAGGCGACTATGCTCCACAATCGTAACCACTCCGTTGAGATCACCTTTGCGAGTCTTGCTGCGCCGGCGACACTTTTGCGCCGTGACTCACCGACGCGTCATGCGTGACGTTGACATTGATTGTATTCTAAAATTCGGTTGGGGTATATGAAGTAGCAAATAACCACGCCAACGAGGTCTTCTCTCTCAGTCTTCGGTCGACGTAGCGTTACCCATACGCCTTATTTGCAATCAATTGCGCGCGAGGTTGACATTAATTGCGTTCTAAAATACGATGAGATATACCTAGCTAGTAGCAAATAATAATCGGTCCGACGTGGTCTTCTCCCTCGGTCTTTGGTCACCCTAGCGTTATCGGTACCTTTTATTTACAATCAATAGCGCGGGAGGCTGTCGCCGACCACGTCTATAAATCACAAGGGCCGATTATCTAATAGCAAACACATCTATTCTATCTCAAAAACCAAAGAAAAGCAAACTCCATGATGGATAAACACAAGTAAACAATAGGGAGGGAGACACCAAATGTGAGCTTTGTCACCAACAACTATCTATCTTGCAGGTTGGAAAAGGTAAAGCAAAGCATTAACACCTCCCCCTAGCCATGTCTTATCTTTTTTGTTCAGATCAGAGTCGCCATCTCGCATCGTCGTGGTGATTAAAATTTAAATCCAAGTCATTATCGTTCGTTGATTAGTTGCTGTTCTATTTTTCTAAACCGATATAAAGTTTTTGGAAGCACCACTGTGTACGCCGGAGAGGGACGTGCCGTGGAGATTTCCCTGCCACCACCACCCTCTCTCTCTGCATCTCGACGTCGACGtcgccgtctccgtctccatcaGATCATTTATTCCGTCCACCTGCCTCGCCCTCGCCGAATTGCAAGCCCGCGTTCGTGCAAATCGCCTCGGCTTTGCCCGCCCAAGATTCCCCACATCCATCCCCCCATCGCTGGAATCGCGGGTGGGCGGGCGCTCTGAGGATTCGAGGCGGCGGCCGCCCGTGATCCCCCCTCCGGCCTCCTGCTTTTCTTGCCGGGATTCGGGGCTGATTCGGAGGGGAATTGCCGGCCTCGGTCCGGTTCGCCTCGATCGGGACCAGCGACCGACCCCGGCGGTTCTTGGGGACGGCGGGTTCTTGCCATCTTTCCCCGACGGCGTCCCCTAATTTCTGAGGAATTCGGGGAGCGTTTGATACGAGGGATCCCCGTGCGCCAGAGGAAAGGTGCTCTGGCCGTGAAGACCTCGTCTTTGGGCATCCATGGGGTTCCTCAGCCTCGTGGGCAACTCCTTCGGGTGCTCGGCCTCCGGCGAGCGCCTCGTCTCAGCGGCCCGGGACGGCGACCTGCAGGAGGCGCGCGCGCTCCTCGAGTACAACCCCCGGCTGGCCCGCTACTCCACATTCGGCGGCCGCAACTCGCCGCTGCACTACGCCGCGGCGCAGGGTCACCATGAGGTAATGCCATTTTGTCTTCCAGACTGGCTGAAATGTTGACATTCATGCATTCAAATAAACCTGTTGACATCTGCGTTGATTTGGCAAAGGAACCGCACTCACATTTATCTGTCGTTGGCGCCATGTCTAGATTGTTTCTCTGTTGCTCGAATCCGGTGTGGAGATCAACCTCAGGAATTACAGGGGGCAGGTAAACTCAATCTCTGCTATACTACATTTTTGTAATTTTCAGTTCGACATCAGGGATGAAGTCGGTCGGTAACCTATGCTGAAGCCTGTATATTTCTGATTATGTGTAGACTGCTCTGATGCAAGCTTGCCAATATGGCCACTGGGAGGTTGTTCAGACACTAATGCTCTTCAATGCAAATGTGAGCATTTTGCTTGCTGTTCATTCTGATCCTTTTTACTGCTTGGATGTGTAGTCCTGAGGCGGCGAAATGTCTTTCAGATCCACAGGACAGATTATTTGAATGGCGGGACTGCTATCCACTTTGCTGCGCTGCATGGTCATGCCCGGTGCCTTCGTCTTGTGCTTGCAGATTATGTGCCAAGCATCCCAAACTTCTTAAACCAGACGAACCACAGATCGACTGAAGAAGTTTCAGATGCTGATTTTGATGATGAGTATGTTGGATCCATTGCTTGTTGCTCTTTTACGTCTTAAACGAATCATGGAGTGACATACCTGTCTTGGCAGTGGTTTGGTCAAGATGGTAAACTGGAAGGCAGATGGAGGCCTAACCCCACTTCATATGGCAGCGTTAAATGGCCATGTAGAGTGTGTACAGTTGTTATTGGACCTGGGGGCATCTGTTTCTGAAGTCACCATTGAAGATGGAACAACTATCGACCTTATAGGTATTCTGCAACTGTTTTTTCCTGTTGCTTTTTAGGTGTTTTCCAGATTTATACTTCGATTCAGATATGACGGTGTTATAACTTATAAGTTACTTTGCTTTCATCTTACAGGATCAGGTAGCACCCCACTTCATTATGCTGCTTGTGGTGGAAATGCTGTATGTTGTCAAGTATGTTATGCTAATCTGAAGGCAATTTTGTTGTTTAAATGTATGGTGATTTTCTCAACATCAGCTAACCATACACCGTTGAATGCAGCTCCTTATTGCTCGAGGAGCCAACCTTGCTGCCAAAAATGCTAGTGGGTATGATTTTGAATTCCTGGTACATACAAAGAACTGTCATTGTTTTGTCATCATTTTAATTTGGTTGTTCATttgccttatgcagctcgaccccGTTAATGGTAGCTCATTCATGGCATAGAAACTCTATTGAGGAAATTTTGAGTAATGAACCAGGGGGTCAAATACGTACTCTTGCTTCTCCATATTTGTGCCTCCCACTTATGAGTATCATGAGCATTGCCAGGTCAGTGCGTACTAAATCTTGCAAAAAGCTGAACTTTCTGCTTTCCAGTTGGCCTGCTGATGTGCAAATTGAGTTTGTTTAGCTCTAAAAAAAAGTATGCAATTAGTTTTTGAGGCTGTCCGTATCTTTGGTTCAGAAGGCCGGGGACAATATCTCCATTATCGAAAGCAAGAAAGTCTGCTGCTAAATAGGTTATCTTCCCTTTTCTGTAGTCTGCGTTTGAAAAAATGTAATAGAGAACCGAACATTATTCCGCATAAGTTGTCATCTGTTGTTATTCATGTATGTATTATTGACTTGCATAATTATTGGTCTCCTATAGTATGATCAGACCATATGTTGTCCCTAACCCTGGCAACATGAAGATATTGTGGCTTCTATTTTTTAACAGACTGTCATATTAAACTATTGTCCAGTGTTTATTTTGGTTAGTGGTAATATCTGATGGTTTGGTGGCTCGTTGCTTTGTAGGGAGTGTGGTTGGAGGTACCTAAACAAGTCACCTGTATGTATTGACCCATGTGCTGTCTGCTTAGATGGGAGCTGCTCTGTTGCTGCAGAAGGTACGCAGTGAAATATACATTTTACTCACATCACATGCTATTGTACTTTAAGCAAACTGTCATTTTACTCGATTGATCTTGCACAAAAGGACATGAAACTATCAAAGTACTTGTAGCATGAGTGACATATGAAGTCCATCAATCAGCTCACACTTTATGTTCTGGCACATATCCACTTGGTAACTCAACAACCGCAGGGAGCACAAAAAGCAAGCATGTTGCTTGCTTTCGGTTAATGACTGCGAGCCTTTTCACCTGTGCAGGATGCAAACATGAGTTCTGCACGAGATGCGCCCTGTACCTCTGCTCGACCAGCTACACGTCGGCGAACCCCGCGGGCGCCATACCGTGCCCTCTGTGCCGGCACCCGATCACCTCCTTCGTGGCGCTCCCCGGCACGAGCCCGATAAGGGAGCAGCTCCCTCGGAACAGCCTCTCGCTGTCGTTCTGCGCGACGTGCCCGGCGGTGAGCTCCGACTCGGCGGCCCCTGGTGGAGGCCATCCGTACCGGGCCGGCAGCGAGCTCCACTGCGGCGGGGGCATGCGCATGCCGCCGATGGGGTCGTCGTCGTTCCGGTCCCTGAGCTGCCAGGCGATGAAGCTGAACCCGTCGTTCTGCATGGGCGCCATGGACACCAACCCGTGCCTCATCCGGTGCTCGCGGTTCGGGTCGAGCCTGGGCCGGTCGGCGTCCCACGGCGAGGCCAACAGGCGAGGGGCGTGGCCCGTGACATTCAGCCCCATCGTCGCCACCAGCAGCTGATGAGCCTCATCCGGTTTCGCCTGCCATTTTTTGCGGCTTTTTCGAAAGGGTGTCATATTTTGCCTGTTAGTTTGGCTGGCTGCCCCCCCCCTCCTATCTATTTTTACCGCGGCGGGGCGGTCGAAATCCCTCCGCTATTGGTATCTATCTATCATATCATGAGTAGCGCTGTAGCAACATATGGGAAATGGAACTATTCCTACCTACCTACCTACCTACCTGGGTTTGTAAATAACCTTGTGTTTTTTGGGCGAGCGATTGGAATGCAGTGGCATTGCTTTTTTGAACGGTGGCGGCGACGCTTTTGTTTGAACCGGTGGTTGAATGGCTGTGAGTGGCCGGCACAAAGGGCGGGGTGGGCGGCGCTGGTCGCCGTTGGTACAGCCTTGCATGTTGTATGTTGCTGCGCTTTTGGTGGCTCCGCTAACTGTCCGTCGTCCTCTCCATGGCTCCATGTGCTGCGCTGCACGTAGTACAAACTTGTTTATGATTGTTGGCATGCTTTCCTGTTGCTGCTGTCATCAAGAAGAGTTCATTGGAGATGCTAGTACAATTCCAGAACCAGAAGAGATCTTTCTTTCCATCGTGATTAGAATAGTACACTACTGGTCCTCCGACATTACAGTTGTAGGAGAATGATGGCGTTGCCCCGCTGAACTGATTTGGCCGAGGTGGTTCGCATGATGGGAGCCTGGCTGCAGGAACTTGTCTACAGATTTTATATTTCTCAAGGCACTTTTGCATATTTTAAGAGCCGCGTGCACGTCC encodes the following:
- the LOC123145859 gene encoding probable E3 ubiquitin-protein ligase XBOS32, whose amino-acid sequence is MGFLSLVGNSFGCSASGERLVSAARDGDLQEARALLEYNPRLARYSTFGGRNSPLHYAAAQGHHEIVSLLLESGVEINLRNYRGQTALMQACQYGHWEVVQTLMLFNANIHRTDYLNGGTAIHFAALHGHARCLRLVLADYVPSIPNFLNQTNHRSTEEVSDADFDDDGLVKMVNWKADGGLTPLHMAALNGHVECVQLLLDLGASVSEVTIEDGTTIDLIGSGSTPLHYAACGGNAVCCQLLIARGANLAAKNASGSTPLMVAHSWHRNSIEEILSNEPGGQIRTLASPYLCLPLMSIMSIARECGWRYLNKSPVCIDPCAVCLDGSCSVAAEGCKHEFCTRCALYLCSTSYTSANPAGAIPCPLCRHPITSFVALPGTSPIREQLPRNSLSLSFCATCPAVSSDSAAPGGGHPYRAGSELHCGGGMRMPPMGSSSFRSLSCQAMKLNPSFCMGAMDTNPCLIRCSRFGSSLGRSASHGEANRRGAWPVTFSPIVATSS